A window of Strigops habroptila isolate Jane chromosome 5, bStrHab1.2.pri, whole genome shotgun sequence contains these coding sequences:
- the TMEM169 gene encoding transmembrane protein 169, whose product MPSEVLESSSGMEETMQKESKSGSQSPRYSSTRRAVATTVTFDGEATVDRRKKKKKESRPESIIVYRSENENKVEEEQADEEGGERGSEEGSKFLGQSMADGVWNMPLDSRYVTLTGTITRGKKKGQMVDIHVTLTDKELQELAKSKEPPKEDVPEKKKKCDVGLDRGPHIVLWTIICFPIIFVVSFVVSFYYGTITWYNIFLVYNEERTFWHKITFCPFLIIFYPIIIMVVSFSLGLYSAVAQVAWSFGYWWHAVRDMEKGFCGWLCSKLGLEDCSPYSIVELLDSDNISGSLSGKSSAQGVETSAV is encoded by the exons GCAAGTCTGGAAGCCAAAGTCCTCGCTACAGCTCCACGAGAAGGGCTGTAGCAACCACTGTCACTTTTGATGGGGAAGCTACTGTGGACcggaggaaaaagaagaagaaagagtcCCGTCCTGAGTCAATAATAGTGTATCGGTCAGAGAATGAGAATAAGGTGGAAGAAGAACAGGCAgatgaagaaggaggggagaggggctCTGAGGAAGGCTCCAAGTTCCTGGGTCAGTCGATGGCAGATG GTGTCTGGAACATGCCTTTAGACAGCCGATATGTGACCTTGACGGGAACAATCAccaggggaaagaagaagggtCAGATGGTGGACATCCATGTCACACTAACGGACAAAGAGCTGCAGGAACTGGCTAAGTCAAAGGAACCTCCTAAAGAGGACGTACctgagaagaagaagaaatgtgatGTTGGGCTAGACAGAGGACCCCACATCGTCCTCTGGACCATCATTTGCTTTCCCATCATTTTTGTAGTGTCTTTTGTGGTTTCATTTTACTATGGAACCATTACATGGTATAACATCTTCTTGGTGTACAATGAAGAGAGGACCTTCTGGCACAAAATCACCTTTTGTCCCTTTCTGATCATCTTCTACCCAATTATAATTATGGTTGTGTCTTTTTCCCTAGGCCTGTACTCGGCTGTGGCCCAGGTAGCATGGTCCTTTGGGTACTGGTGGCATGCTGTCAGGGATATGGAGAAGGGCTTCTGtggctggctctgcagcaagCTAGGTTTGGAAGATTGTTCTCCATACAGCATTGTCGAGCTGCTAGATTCTGATAATATCTCAGGTAGTCTCTCTGGCAAGAGCTCTGCACAGGGGGTTGAGACCTCGGCAGTCTGA